From a single Lytechinus variegatus isolate NC3 chromosome 9, Lvar_3.0, whole genome shotgun sequence genomic region:
- the LOC121421303 gene encoding fibropellin-3-like: MFLDIACIDDCTPTSCANNGFCVDGDNSFTCVCSHGFTGDTCTASICGSIACENGGVCSSSDQCTCAAGFIGSTCETNINECSPEPCRNGGTCIDGINSYTCSCRTGYTGNICDQDVDECALDSSLCANGRCVNTLVGLHTCVCNSGYTLTNSDSCAALSGTLFTSSLRVELTGQTLDGVLLTYTNSLANRLSDEFMEYDTTFCFLFSEYVRASLQNRRYQLLGDSCEVIGFRQGSIIADISFQVTAATQSLADDLALAVADLSTDIPRSLSTNGQSLLAVFTANVQCDQSNCRNGGTCTNAAQHCNCPSGFSGAFCQNVSSSQGLSLAATIGIAVGVPFFVFVIISCACCMLTLHYRQQSQARKMMMTDEYNNQPGFYGKRAFDSYSDNGSYDGRRQAIDRMRVNGASVQWNPRLAEDRRHFSTPYVVDGRIPERRVDRNAIVY; this comes from the exons atgttTTTAGACATTGCAT GCATCGATGATTGTACTCCTACCTCTTGCGCTAACAATGGATTTTGTGTTGATGGCGATAATAGTTTTACTTGTGTATGCTCCCATGGATTCACTGGAGATACGTGTACAGCAT CTATATGTGGCTCGATAGCATGCGAGAATGGTGGAGTTTGTTCAAGCTCTGATCAATGCACTTGTGCTGCAGGTTTCATTGGAAGCACGTGCGAGACTA ATATCAACGAATGCTCGCCCGAACCCTGCAGAAATGGAGGAACTTGTATCGATGGTATCAACTCTTACACGTGTTCATGTCGTACAGGATATACTGGAAATATTTGTGATCAAG atgTTGATGAATGTGCCCTCGATTCCAGTCTCTGTGCCAACGGAAGATGTGTAAACACCCTAGTTGGGTTACACACTTGTGTCTGCAATAGTGGTTATACATTGACCAATTCAGATTCGTGCGCTG CTCTCTCCGGAACTCTCTTTACGAGTTCACTCCGGGTTGAGCTTACTGGGCAAACTCTGGATGGCGTTTTACTTACTTACACTAACTCTTTGGCAAATAGATTATCAGACGAGTTCATGGAATATGATACCACTTTCTGTTTCTTG tTTAGTGAGTACGTAAGGGCTTCATTGCAAAACAGAAGGTATCAGCTACTTGGTGACAGTTGTGAAGTGATAGGGTTTCGTCAGGGCAGTATAATTGCTGACATCAGCTTTCAAGTGACTGCAGCAACTCAAAGTCTAGCTGATGATCTTGCGCTGGCTGTAGCTGATCTGTCTACTGACATCCCTCGAAGTCTATCAACGAATGGACAATCTCTATTGGCAGTTTTTACAGCAAACG TTCAGTGTGATCAGTCAAATTGTCGGAATGGTGGGACCTGTACGAATGCTGCTCAGCATTGCAATTGCCCATCTGGCTTTAGTGGAGCTTTCTGTCAAAATG TTTCAAGCTCTCAAGGACTCTCTCTTGCAGCCACTATTGGCATTGCGGTTGGGGTACCCTTTTTTGTTTTCGTCATCATAAGCTGTGCCTGCTGCATGTTAACTCTACATTACAGACAACAGAGTCAAGcaagaaaaatgatgatgac TGATGAGTATAATAACCAACCAGGTTTCTACGGAAAGAGAGCGTTTGATAGTTATTCAGATAACGGTTCCTACGATGGGAGACGTCAAGCCATCGATCGCATGCGAGTGAATGGAGCATCCGTTCAATGGAACCCAAGATTG GCAGAAGATAGGCGTCATTTCAGTACTCCCTATGTCGTGGATGGAAGAATCCCG GAAAGACGTGTGGATAGAAATGCAATCGTTTATTGA